The following proteins come from a genomic window of Cryomorphaceae bacterium 1068:
- a CDS encoding RNA methyltransferase, producing the protein MNKKVPNEALNRLTEKEFKNAAKTPVVVVLDNVRSAQNVGSVFRTSDAFRLEKICLCGITPTPPSREMNKTALGATESVDWEYFADTISCLDILFEQGFECIAVEQTENSEKLGDFKIESEKKYALILGNEVDGVDQEVIDRCPKSLEIPQIGTKHSINISVCTGITIWEFYRQIKTEGS; encoded by the coding sequence ATGAACAAGAAGGTACCAAACGAAGCGCTGAATCGCTTAACGGAAAAAGAATTCAAGAATGCAGCTAAGACCCCTGTTGTGGTGGTGTTGGACAACGTGAGAAGCGCTCAAAATGTTGGTTCTGTTTTTCGCACTAGCGATGCATTCAGGTTGGAAAAGATTTGCCTTTGTGGAATTACTCCTACTCCCCCTTCCCGAGAAATGAACAAGACTGCCCTTGGAGCGACAGAATCTGTTGACTGGGAATACTTCGCCGATACGATTTCTTGTCTCGACATATTATTCGAACAAGGTTTTGAATGTATTGCCGTGGAGCAAACTGAGAATTCAGAAAAACTTGGCGACTTTAAAATTGAAAGCGAAAAAAAATATGCCTTGATTCTAGGCAATGAGGTGGACGGTGTAGATCAAGAAGTAATTGATCGATGCCCCAAAAGCCTCGAAATACCACAGATTGGGACAAAACATTCGATCAATATTTCCGTATGTACCGGCATTACCATTTGGGAATTTTATCGTCAGATAAAAACTGAGGGTTCGTAG